One window of the Coffea eugenioides isolate CCC68of unplaced genomic scaffold, Ceug_1.0 ScVebR1_2558;HRSCAF=3609, whole genome shotgun sequence genome contains the following:
- the LOC113756921 gene encoding probable leucine-rich repeat receptor-like protein kinase At1g35710 translates to MDVVCSGVVLLMILPIAPVAVAAAKESAVNLLEAEALRKSGWWGDSTTATNISAHCHWSGIICNDAGSVTEILLPNCRIQDHLTNLSFSSFPNLVRLDLSRNELYGVIPHQIGALSKLTYLNLSSNRLQGELPSSLVNLTQLAQLDVSSNSIASLIPPGIGNLTNLVALDLSHNSFGGSIPPTLGHLSKLVSLNLSQNGFYGAIPHQIGALSKLAYLILSSNGLEGELPSSLGNLTQLAQLDVSLNWIESLIPSGIGNLTNLVTLDLSKNSFGGPIPSTLGQLSNLDSLDLSNNHFNGTIPSALFNLTNLFRLDIHLNLIYGSIPSEIGNLKNLKFLVLGSNRLTGQIPPTLGNLNTLFSLDLSSNQISGSIPSEIGNLEYLGYLHLGSNRLTGQIPPTLGNLTALVNLDLSSNHISGSIPSEIGNLKYLEYLFLGSNRLTGQIPPTLGNLSALVNLDLSSNQISGSFPLGLFNMPSLEILDLSSNQLTGPIPTQFGDDILKLEWYLWTLNLAHNILSGTVPSSLMRLGDVDLSYNALEGELPCELVIEFGLERFAGNRHLRYNSTICGASPSVVGIHTPSVVGNHRHHTRYYIIGLGVPLLVFSITGGL, encoded by the coding sequence ATGGATGTTGTATGCAGCGGAGTTGTTCTTCTCATGATACTGCCTATTGCACCAGTTGCAGTAGCAGCGGCAAAGGAGTCTGCTGTGAATTTATTGGAAGCTGAAGCACTGCGCAAGAGTGGCTGGTGGGGAGACAGTACTACTGCAACAAACATCTCTGCCCACTGCCACTGGTCTGGTATCATTTGCAACGATGCTGGTAGTGTTACCGAAATACTACTTCCGAACTGCAGAATTCAAGATCACTTGACAAATTTGAGCTTCTCTTCTTTTCCGAACCTGGTTAGACTGGATCTCAGTCGAAATGAACTTTACGGAGTCATCCCACATCAAATAGGTGCACTCTCCAAACTCACCTATCTCAATTTGTCTTCCAACAGACTTCAAGGTGAGCTCCCTTCTTCTCTAGTAAACCTTACCCAACTAGCACAACTCGATGTTTCTTCGAACTCAATTGCAAGCTTAATTCCTCCGGGTATCGGAAACTTGACGAACTTGGTTGCTCTAGATTTGAGCCACAATTCTTTTGGGGGTTCCATCCCTCCAACTCTTGGCCACTTGTCCAAATTAGTCTCCCTCAATCTCAGTCAAAATGGCTTTTACGGAGCCATCCCACATCAAATAGGTGCACTCTCCAAACTCGCCTATCTCATTTTGTCTTCCAATGGACTTGAAGGTGAGCTCCCGTCTTCTCTAGGAAACCTGACACAACTAGCGCAACTTGATGTTTCTTTGAACTGGATTGAAAGCTTAATTCCTTCAGGTATCGGAAATTTGACAAATTTGGTTACTCTAGACTTGAGCAAGAATTCTTTTGGGGGTCCCATCCCTTCAACTCTTGGCCAATTGTCTAACCTTGACTCCCTTGACCTCAGTAATAACCACTTCAATGGGACAATTCCTTCGGCTCTTTTTAATTTGACAAATCTTTTCCGGCTAGACATTCACTTGAATCTTATTTATGGTTCAATTCCCTCTGAAAtaggaaatttaaaaaatttgaaatttcttgtcCTTGGGTCCAACCGGCTGACTGGTCAAATCCCTCCGACCCTTGGCAATCTAAATACTCTGTTTTCTTTGGACCTCTCTTCTAACCAAATAAGTGGTTCCATTCCCTCtgaaataggaaatttggaaTATTTGGGATATCTCCATCTTGGGTCCAACCGGTTGACTGGTCAAATCCCTCCGACCCTTGGCAATCTGACTGCTCTAGTTAATTTGGACCTCTCTTCTAACCACATAAGTGGTTCCATTCCCTCTGAAATAGGAAATTTGAAATATTTGGAATATCTTTTCCTTGGGTCCAACCGGCTGACTGGTCAAATCCCTCCGACCCTTGGCAATCTGTCTGCTCTAGTTAATTTGGACCTCTCTTCTAACCAAATAAGTGGTTCCTTCCCTCTTGGACTTTTCAATATGCCTTCTCTAGAAATTCTGGATCTTTCCTCAAACCAACTTACAGGCCCAATTCCTACCCAATTTGGGGATGACATTCTTAAATTGGAGTGGTACCTTTGGACCTTGAATCTTGCCCACAATATTCTCTCTGGCACTGTCCCCTCGTCTCTTATGCGACTGGGGGACGTCGACCTGTCCTATAATGCTTTGGAAGGTGAACTTCCGTGCGAGCTTGTCATTGAGTTTGGTTTAGAAAGATTTGCCGGCAATCGACACTTGCGTTACAATTCCACTATTTGTGGTGCATCTCCATCTGTTGTGGGAATTCATACTCCTTCTGTTGTGGGAAATCACAGACATCACACCCGATACTACATCATAGGTCTTGGCGTACCCTTGTTGGTGTTCTCAATAACTGGCGGATTA